A stretch of the Acanthopagrus latus isolate v.2019 chromosome 9, fAcaLat1.1, whole genome shotgun sequence genome encodes the following:
- the LOC119025663 gene encoding claudin-14-like, producing MASMAVQLLGFFLGLLGFAGTVVATLLPHWRSTAYVGSNIITATSYMKGLWMECVWHSTGIYQCEVYRSLLALPRDLQAARALMVLSCVTSVLACVVSVMGMKCTRFARGSLVKSPLALSGAIGFLCAGLLCLVTVSWTTNDVILDFYDPFLPSGMKYEIGLAVYLGYASACLSLTGGLVLCWSSGVDRSRSPLRLPRNQPSSPPPAFNHIYPPAPLYKPPDALKDNRAPSLCSLASSGYRLNNYV from the exons ATGGCCAGCATGGCGGTTCAGCTCCTCGGCTTCTTCTTGGGGCTGCTGGGGTTTGCGGGAACTGTCGTTGCGACTCTGCTCCCCCACTGGCGCAGCACAGCCTACGTTGGCTCCAACATCATCACGGCCACCTCCTACATGAAAGGCCTGtggatggagtgtgtgtggcaCAGCACCGGCATTTATCAGTGTGAGGTGTACAGATCTCTGCTGGCACTCCCGCGTGACCTGCAG GCTGCCCGGGCGCTCATGGTGCTCTCCTGCGTCACCTCGGTCCTGGCGTGTGTGGTGTCCGTGATGGGGATGAAGTGTACCCGCTTCGCCCGAGGCTCGCTGGTCAAGTCCCCGCTGGCCTTAAGTGGGGCGATTGGTTTCCTCTGTGCTGGCCTGCTCTGCCTGGTCACCGTGTCCTGGACCACTAACGACGTTATCTTGGATTTCTACGACCCTTTCCTCCCCAGCGGGATGAAATACGAGATTGGCCTGGCAGTGTATCTCGGTTACGCCTCGGCCTGCCTCAGCCTGACCGGAGGCCTGGTGCTGTGCTGGAGCAGCGGTGTCGACAGGTCCCGGAGCCCCCTCCGTCTGCCGAGGAATCAGCCATCATCACCTCCCCCCGCATTCAACCACATTtaccctcctgctcctctctacAAGCCCCCCGATGCCCTGAAGGATAATCGTGCTCCCTCGCTCTGCTCCCTCGCCAGCAGTGGCTACAGGCTCAATAACTACGTCTAA